A single region of the Silene latifolia isolate original U9 population chromosome 8, ASM4854445v1, whole genome shotgun sequence genome encodes:
- the LOC141596207 gene encoding SH3 domain-containing protein 3 has product MESFRRQASKLRDQVAKQQQAVIKHISGTGYESSDVMVIDEVELQRHTQLDKLYKSTRSGRDFQKEVVKAAEIFTTLGYRKIEAGTKLAEECCKYGAENTEDKILAKAASIYGDARKHVEKEQEDLNRLLLSQVLDPLRQISTGTPLEDARHLAQRYSRMRQEAEAQAAEVNRRRARVREAATHEHTAKLQAAETRMQELKANMAVLGKEAAAALSSVDSQQQRLTFQRLVALVESEKNYHLRVATILNEVEAELVSEKQQKEATPPILSMENNSEKKMYYLAEVVHAFRAESEKELSLAVGDYVVVRKASPSGWCEGECKGKAGWFPSGYVEKRQRIPARNMAAEAY; this is encoded by the exons ATGGAGTCTTTCAGAAGACAAGCCAGCAAATTGAGAGATCAAGTTGCCAAACAACAACAG GCAGTTATAAAACATATCAGTGGAACTGGCTATGAAAGTTCAGATGTTATGGTCATTGATGAAGTGGAGCTGCAAAGACATACACAATTAGACAAGTTGTACAAATCGACTCGCTCAGGAAGG GATTTCCAAAAAGAGGTGGTTAAAGCTGCCGAAATATTTACTACTCTTGGTTATCGAAAGATCGAAGCAG GTACTAAGTTGGCCGAGGAGTGTTGCAAATATGGAGCTGAGAATACTGAAGACAAAATTTTGGCTAAGGCTGCATCTATCTATGGAGATGCTCGGAAACACGTGGAGAAGGAGCAAGAAGACTTGAACAGACTGCTGTTGTCTCAG GTATTGGATCCCTTGAGGCAAATTAGTACCGGTACCCCTTTGGAGGATGCTCGTCATCTTGCTCAACGCTATAGTCGAATGAGACAAGAAGCAGAAGCGCAG GCAGCTGAGGTTAACCGCAGAAGGGCTCGTGTAAGAGAGGCTGCAACTCATGAACATACAGCTAAGCTACAAGCAGCAGAAACTAGAATGCAGGAGTTGAAAGCTAACATGGCAGTTTTGGGAAAAGAAGCAGCAGCTGCACTATCTTCTGTTGACTCACAGCAGCAAAGATTGACATTTCAGAGGCTTGTAGCATTG GTTGAAAGCGAAAAGAATTACCATTTAAGGGTTGCAACCATTCTAAATGAAGTCGAAGCTGAG TTGGTGTCAGAGAAACAGCAGAAAGAGGCCACTCCTCCTATTCTTTCAATGGAGAACAACTCAGAGAAGAAGATGTACTACTTGGCTGAA GTTGTCCATGCATTCAGGGCTGAATCTGAGAAAGAGCTAAGTCTTGCAGTTGGCGACTACGTTGTTGTTCGCAAG GCAAGCCCATCAGGGTGGTGTGAAGGGGAATGCAAGGGCAAAGCGGGTTGGTTTCCATCTGGTTATGTTGAAAAGCGTCAAAGAATCCCGGCAAGAAACATGGCAGCTGAGGCCTACTAG